One genomic window of Cygnus olor isolate bCygOlo1 chromosome 3, bCygOlo1.pri.v2, whole genome shotgun sequence includes the following:
- the SF3B5 gene encoding splicing factor 3B subunit 5 encodes MTDRYTIHSQLEHLQSKYIGTGHADTTKWEWLVNQHRDSYCSYMGHFDLLNYFAIAENESKARVRFNLMEKMLQPCGPPADKPDES; translated from the coding sequence ATGACGGACCGGTACACGATCCACAGCCAGCTGGAGCACCTGCAGTCCAAGTACATCGGCACGGGGCACGCCGACACCACCAAGTGGGAGTGGCTGGTCAACCAGCACCGCGACTCCTACTGCTCCTACATGGGCCACTTCGACCTGCTCAACTACTTCGCCATCGCCGAGAACGAGAGCAAGGCGCGCGTCCGCTTCAACCTCATGGAGAAGATGCTGCAGCCCTGCGGGCCGCCCGCCGACAAGCCCGACGAGTCCTag